The stretch of DNA CGCGCGGCGCGCCCACTATGGTGCCGAGCCGGGTGCGCGCGGCGAGCACCACGCGCTCGCCGAACGGCTGGTACACGCTCCCATCGAACTGCGTCCGCGCATACCCGAACACCGAGCCCTGCAGCGACACCTCGGGGCTGAGCCGCCCCCCAAGGCGGAAGCCCTTGGTCGGGTTGAGCAGATCGTCCGAGCCATCGTAATTGAGGCTGGTCGGCAGCGCGCCGATGAAGAACGTGCGGCGGCGTGGCGCGCCGGTCGACAGGATCACGTCGCGCTCGTCCGACGCCAGCAGTTCGGCACCAACCGACCACGTCCAGGTCTTCTGGAAGAAGATGTTGGTCTGCCGCTCCAGGCTGCCCGCGAGCGAGAACGTCTTGGCGTCATAGGCGTCGCGGTTGGTGTGCACGCCGGACGCCTGAAGCGTCAGCACCCGGTCGCGCGCCTGGAAATTGTTGCGCCGGAACACGATCGAACCAAGCTGTTCCTGCGTCCCCAGCACGCCGCGCAGCGTCAGCGCACCTTCGGGTGGAAACAGGTTGCGGTGCGTCCAGCTGAGTTCCGCGCGCGCGCCTTCGCCGGTGCCGTAACCGAGCTCGCCTGCGACGGTATGGGGTGGCGCAGGGTCAAGCTTCACCGCGACGTCGACCGTGTCGGGCGTGCCCCCCTGCACTGGCTTCAGATCGACCGAGGACACCAGGCTGGTCTGGATCAGCGCGCGGCGAAGATCGTCGAGCTTGGTCGCGTCGTACAGGTCGCCGGGCGAGAATCGCGCAATCTCCGCCACATGATCCGCGTCGAACACGCGGTTGCCGGGCAGCGCGATGACCTGGCCGAATTTTCGCGCGCCGCCGGGCTGTACCGACAGGTCGAGCGTCGCGGTGCGCGTGGCGTGATCGACGACGATCGCCGGATCGCCGACCTTGGCGAACGGAAAGCCCTCCCGGCCGATCTGCGTCGTTAGCTTGGCCTGCCCTGCGACGATCGCATCGGAGTTGACAGGATCCTCGGGCTTCACGCCGAACGCGGTCACGAGCTCCGGTGCCTTGTCACCCGCCGCGGCGATGCCGTCGATCGTCACCCCCTTGAACGTGTAAAGCATGCCCGGAGTCGCCGACAGAACGACCATCGGCTTGGCGCCAGGCTCGACCCGCGTGACGACGGTGGCGTCGTAATAGCCCTGCGCACGAAGCAGGCTGTTGAGCAGGTCGGCGTCCTCGCGCGCCCGGCGATCGAGTTGCGCGGCGTTGGCGGCTTGGTGATCGTTCGCGTCGAGCGTCGACAGTGCAGCGAACCGCTGGCGCAACAGCGCGTCGTCGATGCCGCCGATGCCGTCGATCCGCCAGACGTAGCGGCTCTCGGCATTGGCATCGACGGCAGCGATGGTGGCCGCCGGGTCCATCGGCGATGCCGCGAGATCGGGCCAGGCGACGCCGATATCTGGCAGCGCAGCGAGCGGGGAATTGGGATCGAGCGATATCGGCGTGTCGGCGGTCGCTTCCGCTTGCGAATTGGCGGGGATCTGGGCGGGAGCAGGCGCGGCTTGTGCGCCTGCGGCTGGCACGCCCGCACCCGATACCGCACCGGCTGTCGTCAAAACGAAAAAGGCGGCGGCCGGCCCGGCTCGCCCGACGCGGAATACCATGTTCGGCTCCTAGCCGGGCTTGTCGTTCCGGAACAGTATCTAACGCCGTATTTCTGCCACGTTTCATCCGGGTACGGGAACAGCCCTTGCGTGTGGCTGGCGTCCAGCGGCGGCGCATGGCAAGGCATGATCATGCCCGACCCGAATTCCCGCGACACCCTGCCCCCCCCCCACAAGGATCCGAGCGCTGCGGGCGGGTTCCTCGTTGCGCTTGGCATGCTCGGCGGCGCGGGAATCGGCTTTGCGATCGGGCAGGCGACGCCGGGGTTTCTGATCGGGACCGGCGTCGGCGTGCTGGCCGCGGTGTTGGTTTGGGTGCGGGACCGGCGGTAACCGACGCTCACCCACCTATCCGCAGGCCTATCCGCCCGCCTTTCCGCAAGCCTTCCTTCTAACTTCCGTCCGCCTTTCGGCAGACCTTCCGCCAGCCTTCCGCTCGTCCCGAGCAGCTGTCGGGTAGCTGTCGAGTAGCTCCAACGGAGCGTATCGGGACGGCGTATCGAAGGACGGGTTGTCGCAAGTCTATACGCGCCCTCGATACGCTTCCCGCGGCTCTACCCGGTCGCTACTCGGCACGAACGGGTCTCGGTGAAGGGTCTTGTTACGCCAATCCCGTACCGACTACCGGCTCCCGCGCCAGATCTGAAGCGGCGCGCTCGGGTTCAGCCCCCCCTGATGCACCGGGCAGCGGCGGTAGCGAAAGCGGCGGTCGAGACAGATCCAGACCTCGTCGAGCCAACCCTGCTTCGACGCAGTGACTCGCATCATCTCCGCCTTCAGGCCGGGATTGACGCCCGCCATCGCCGCAGCGAACCGCCCTGCCGTCAACGGCGCGCGCGACAAGGCATCCATGTCGGGATAGCGGAGCTTGCCGTACAGCCCGGCCGACTGGTTGAAATACTTGGCGGGACGGTAGCCGGGCATGCAGGTGCCGTGCTTGGCCCATTCGTGCTGGAGTAGTTGCGCGGACGGCGTCGTGCACAGATGCGCGCGGATCACCGTCGGCGGCACGAACTGCGCCGCACGACAATATTGTGGCCAGTCCTTGTCGACGCCGTCTGGCCAGAGCCCGTGGAGCGTGAACCCGAACCGGTTGCCCGAACCGCACTGGAAGGCCGATCCTGCGCGGTCGCCATTGTCGCGGCAATATTGCGGCGCCCAGGTGATCGCGAGCGTGTAGCTGCCGATCGGGATATCGCGCTTCGGCTGGCTTTCGGACGGCAGGTCCGGGCGGACGCGCTCGACCGAGGCCGGGGTCGAGCATTGATAGGCCTGCGCCTGCACGACGCTCGGTACCGCGATCGCCATCGCCAGCGCAACAGGGCCCAGGGTCAGTCTGGAGATCATGCGACGGCTCCTTCGTCGGTATCCGTATCAAACCAGGCTTTGCTGGCAGGCAGGAAGAGGTGGACGGTGGCCGCGACGTAGAGCGCGTTTGCGATCAGCGCGAGGACCGTCGCGGTGCCGAGAATGGCGCTTCCGGTGGCGAGCGCGCCCAGTGACTGGACGGCGGCGTACGCCGACAAGGCGGCAAGGACGACCACCACCCATTTGGCGACGACGCTCGGCGCGCGCGCGGTGAAATACCAGAGCAGGACCGTCACCGCGATCCCGATGGCCTGGAACGTCGGCAATATCCACGTCGCCTTGGCCAGGATCGGAGTGGCGGTGACGATCGTCTCGCGCTCCGTCCAGGTCATCGCCGTGACGACCGAATCCAGTATGAACGCCGCCCAGTAGAGCCGTTCGTAGCGAACGATGGCAACCGGCCTGATCATGGTCCTACTCCCTGACCTGGCCAGCCGAAGACCCGCGCCGGATATGGCGGAGCTATTCGGCGGTCGCGAAGTCCAACCCTATATCTGCCGCAGGCGCCGACTGCGTCAAGCGGCCGACCGACACATAGGTGACGCCTGACTCTGCAATTCCGCGGATCGTATCGAGGTTGACGCCGCCCGATCCCTCTGTCGGAACGCGACCGGCGACGCGTGCCACGCCCTCGCGCAACGTCGCCGGCGGCATGTTGTCGAGCAGCAGGTGCGTCGCCCCCGCTACGAGTGCCGGCTCGATCTGGTCGATCCGGTCGACCTCGACGATGATCTGCGCGATGCCCGCAGCCTTGGCCCGCCGGACCGCTTCGGCGACACCACCGGCGACCGCGACGTGATTGTCCTTGATCATGGCCGCATCCCACAGCCCCATGCGGTGGTTCTGCGCACCGCCCATCCGGGTCGCGTATTTTTCCAGCAGGCGCAGGCCGGGAATCGTTTTGCGGGTGTCGAGCAGGATCGTGCCCGTGCCCGCGATCGCATCGACATAGGTCCGCGTCATCGTCGCGATGCCTGACAGATGCTGGACGGTGTTGAGCGCCGACCGCTCAGCCGTCAGCATCGCACGCCCTGCCCCTTCGAGCCGCATGAGTTCGGTGCCGGCCGCGACCTGCTGACCGTCGGCCACGAGGCGTTCGATCCGCACGTCCGGGTCCAGCGCGCGAAAGAACGCCTCGGCGAGATCGAGGCCGGCGACGACGATCGGATCGCGGCTGTCCATGACGCCGGTGAACCGCGCATCGGCGGGAATGACCGCGGCGGAGGTGATGTCGCCGATCGTACCGAGATCCTCAGCGAGCGTCGCTGCGACGAAGGCGTCGATATCGAACGACTCGGGCAATGCTGTCTTCACCTGTCGTCTCCGGATCATGCGTCGAGATATGCTCGGGGCGCGGTGCCAAAAAACGCGCGGCGCGACCAGTGACTTCACACGTCATTCGCCTGAACGAATTATTTTCCGCGATTGGAACAATTCGAAACGTCGTGGGTTGGCCGGTCACTACCCGAGGATATTTTGATGCCCACCACGACGATGGCCGATACCGCACGCCTGCACGCCCTGCTCGACGAAGCGCTTGCTTTGGCCGACGCGCTCAACATGCCGCTTGCTGCCATCCACATCGACGAGGCACTCGCCCAGTTGAACGCGGCCGACGAAACGGCGCTTTGAGCCTGTCGTGAGATGACCGTGTCGGGCCGGGATCATCCAGCCCGATCGACGACCGTCCGGGCTCAGCCGTTATTGCGGCCCGAGATCACCTTTCCCGACCGTGTTTGACGCCATCGACAACATGCGGTCGAGGCTCTTCTTCGCCTGTAGCCGAAGCCCCTCCTCGATCTCGATCCGCGGCGCCAGATCGCGCAACGCGACGTACAGCTTTTCCAGCGTGTTGAGCGCCATGTACGGACAGATGTTGCAGTTGCAGTTGCCGTCAGCCCCCGGCGCACCGATGAAGCGCTTGTTCGGCAACGCCTTTTCCATCTGGTGGATGATATGCGGCTCGGTCGCGACGATCAGCGTGTCGCCCGGCATCGCCAGTGCGTAATCGAGGATACCGCGGGTCGACCCGACATAATCGGCGTGATCGAGGATGATTGGCGGGCATTCGGGATGCGCCACCACAGGCGCACCGGGATGCTGCGCCTTGAGCTTCATAAGCTCGGTTTCGCTGAACGCCTCGTGGACGATGCAGACGCCCGGCCACAGCAGCATGTCGCGGCCGGTTTTGCGCGCGAGATAGCCGCCGAGATTGCGGTCGGGGCCGAAGATGATCTTCTGCTCGGGCGGGATCTGCGCGAGGATCGTGTCCGCCGACGACGACGTGACGATGATGTCGGAGAGCGCCTTCACCTCGGTCGAGCAGTTGATGTAGGTCAGCGCGATGTGATCCGGATGCTTGGCGCGGAACGCGGCGAACTGCTCAGGCGGGCAGCTATCCTCCAGGCTGCACCCGGCGTCCATGTCGGGAAGCACGACGATCTTGTCGGGCGACAGGATCTTGGCGGTCTCGGCCATGAACCGCACGCCGCAGAACGCGATTACGTCGGCGTCGGTGGCAGCGGCCTTGCGCGACAGATCAAGGCTGTCGCCGACGAAATCAGCCAGATCCTGAAGCTCGGGCTTCTGGTAGTAATGCGCGAGGATGACCGCGTTCTTTTCCTTGCGGAGGCGCTCGATCTCGGCGCGAATGTCGATGCCGGCGAAGTTCTGGTTCAATTCCATGATCGTATCCCGAGTTTAACGCCTATTCCCTAGCACGTCCTGCAACGAGCGCGAGGTATCCCAGCGTTCGGTGTTCGCGACCGGCTCGTCGGCAAAGCGCACCGCGACGCTCGCATCGATCCCGGCGGCGCGCAGCGGCATCGCGAAACTGCGCTCGACCGCACGGCGCGTCGCGTCGCGCGCGAGCTTGATCATCGCGGGCTCGCGCGCCTGGCGGATCAGCTCGATCTGGCCGGCGCGGCGGTTGGCGGCATCGAGGCGCTTCTCGGCGTCGGTGAACGTATTCAGCACGCCGCCCGAGCCATATTCACGGACCGCGTTGAGATCGACCTGCGGGCCATCGGCTTCGACCGCGGGAAGGCGCACGGACAGCGTCTTGGTCTTGCCGTCCCACGCGACGTCCGACTGGGTGAGCTTGGCCATGTCGACTTCGTAGCGCACCATGCCGGGCATGATCAGCGTCTTCTCGGTCGTGAAGCCCAGCTGCGACTGTTTCGAGGTAACGACGGCGACGTAGCGCGCGGCAAACGCCGATAGCCGGTTCTGTTCGCGCAGACCTTCGAGACTGGCGCTTGCGATCGTCGTCGGATCGGGCGTGAGGCGGTCGCTGACGTAGCGCTGTACGCCCCAGAGCACGAGGAGGCCCGCGAGTACCAGGATCAGGACGACGCCCACGGCCTTGGCCAGAAACGACGCCACGCCGCTCTTGCGTACGGGTTCGGTCACGCTGTCGTTCGCCATGTCTCGCCTTCCTCGATAACCAGTCCACGGGTTTGTAGATCGTAGAGGTGCGCCAGCACCGAACGCGCGGCCGCGGGCACGAGCTGTGGGCCGAGACCGACATACATGCGCTCGACCATCGCCGGGATCGCCATCGCGCCTTCGCGGAGAAGACGCAGGATCTGCCCCTCACGTTGCTTGCGGTGGCCCAGCATGCCACGGACGAGGCGTTGCGGCTTGTCGATCGCCTCGCCGTGACCGGGGTAATAGACTCGGTCGTCGCGCGCCATGAGCTTTTCGAGGCTCGCCATGTACGCCGTCATGTTGCCATCGGGTGGCGAGACGATCGTCGTCGACCATCCCATCACGTGATCGCCGGAGAACAGCGCCTTCGTCTCGGGGAGCGCGAAGGCGAGGTGGTTCGAGGTGTGGCCAGGCGTCGCGATCGTCTCCAGCGTCCAGCCCTCGCCAGTCACCATATCGCCCTCTGCAAGAACGCGATCGGGCGCATAGGCGGCATCGAACGACGCGTCGGCCCTCGCGCCGCCATCGGCAAGGTCGAACGGCGCGGCGCCGACGATCGGCGCGCGCGTGATAGCCTGGAGCGGACGCGTCGCAGGACTATGGTCGCGGTGGTGATGCGTGACGACGATCGCCGACACGGTACGCCCATCGATCGCTCGCACCAGCGCAGCGATATGGTCGGGATCGTCGGGACCGGGATCGATCACGACAAGGTCGGTCCTGCCGACGATATGGGTCTGCGTTCCCGTATAGGTATAAGGGGAGGCGTTGGGCGCGAGCACGCGTACCACGAGCGGCTCGAGCTGGATCGGGATACCGGTCGGATGCTCAGCCATGTATGCGAAATGGCGGCTCAACGCGGCGATGGCAAGGTCTCGATTGGAGGTGAGCCTGTCGGAAACTCTTACAGATCGGGGCCGAGCAGATCCGCGATTAACTATCGGACGTCAGCAAACCAGCGAACGGGCGTTTCTGGCATGGACCCTGCAGATCTTGCCCTGTCACCGAACGCAACCGCGTTCACAGGGTGGATCGGTCGCTTCCCCTCCGGTCTCGCGACGATCCACCCACCCGGCTCCGATCAGTTGGCCTTCTGCGTCTCGAACAATTGCGCCAGTTCGCCGCTCTCGTACATTTCCATCATGATATCTGAGCCGCCGACGAATTCGCCGTCGACGTAAAGTTG from Sphingomonas sp. HMP9 encodes:
- a CDS encoding autotransporter assembly complex protein TamA; translated protein: MVFRVGRAGPAAAFFVLTTAGAVSGAGVPAAGAQAAPAPAQIPANSQAEATADTPISLDPNSPLAALPDIGVAWPDLAASPMDPAATIAAVDANAESRYVWRIDGIGGIDDALLRQRFAALSTLDANDHQAANAAQLDRRAREDADLLNSLLRAQGYYDATVVTRVEPGAKPMVVLSATPGMLYTFKGVTIDGIAAAGDKAPELVTAFGVKPEDPVNSDAIVAGQAKLTTQIGREGFPFAKVGDPAIVVDHATRTATLDLSVQPGGARKFGQVIALPGNRVFDADHVAEIARFSPGDLYDATKLDDLRRALIQTSLVSSVDLKPVQGGTPDTVDVAVKLDPAPPHTVAGELGYGTGEGARAELSWTHRNLFPPEGALTLRGVLGTQEQLGSIVFRRNNFQARDRVLTLQASGVHTNRDAYDAKTFSLAGSLERQTNIFFQKTWTWSVGAELLASDERDVILSTGAPRRRTFFIGALPTSLNYDGSDDLLNPTKGFRLGGRLSPEVSLQGSVFGYARTQFDGSVYQPFGERVVLAARTRLGTIVGAPRDQVAPSRRFYAGGGASVRGYGYQAIGPRDPNNDPIGGRSLTEFSIEARVRVLGSFGIVPFLDAGNIYTSPLPKFTGLQYGTGIGVRYYSNFGPIRLDVGTPINPQPGDSRIAVYVSLGQAF
- a CDS encoding ribonuclease T2 family protein, with the translated sequence MISRLTLGPVALAMAIAVPSVVQAQAYQCSTPASVERVRPDLPSESQPKRDIPIGSYTLAITWAPQYCRDNGDRAGSAFQCGSGNRFGFTLHGLWPDGVDKDWPQYCRAAQFVPPTVIRAHLCTTPSAQLLQHEWAKHGTCMPGYRPAKYFNQSAGLYGKLRYPDMDALSRAPLTAGRFAAAMAGVNPGLKAEMMRVTASKQGWLDEVWICLDRRFRYRRCPVHQGGLNPSAPLQIWRGSR
- the nadC gene encoding carboxylating nicotinate-nucleotide diphosphorylase encodes the protein MKTALPESFDIDAFVAATLAEDLGTIGDITSAAVIPADARFTGVMDSRDPIVVAGLDLAEAFFRALDPDVRIERLVADGQQVAAGTELMRLEGAGRAMLTAERSALNTVQHLSGIATMTRTYVDAIAGTGTILLDTRKTIPGLRLLEKYATRMGGAQNHRMGLWDAAMIKDNHVAVAGGVAEAVRRAKAAGIAQIIVEVDRIDQIEPALVAGATHLLLDNMPPATLREGVARVAGRVPTEGSGGVNLDTIRGIAESGVTYVSVGRLTQSAPAADIGLDFATAE
- the nadA gene encoding quinolinate synthase NadA yields the protein MELNQNFAGIDIRAEIERLRKEKNAVILAHYYQKPELQDLADFVGDSLDLSRKAAATDADVIAFCGVRFMAETAKILSPDKIVVLPDMDAGCSLEDSCPPEQFAAFRAKHPDHIALTYINCSTEVKALSDIIVTSSSADTILAQIPPEQKIIFGPDRNLGGYLARKTGRDMLLWPGVCIVHEAFSETELMKLKAQHPGAPVVAHPECPPIILDHADYVGSTRGILDYALAMPGDTLIVATEPHIIHQMEKALPNKRFIGAPGADGNCNCNICPYMALNTLEKLYVALRDLAPRIEIEEGLRLQAKKSLDRMLSMASNTVGKGDLGPQ
- a CDS encoding DUF4230 domain-containing protein, which codes for MANDSVTEPVRKSGVASFLAKAVGVVLILVLAGLLVLWGVQRYVSDRLTPDPTTIASASLEGLREQNRLSAFAARYVAVVTSKQSQLGFTTEKTLIMPGMVRYEVDMAKLTQSDVAWDGKTKTLSVRLPAVEADGPQVDLNAVREYGSGGVLNTFTDAEKRLDAANRRAGQIELIRQAREPAMIKLARDATRRAVERSFAMPLRAAGIDASVAVRFADEPVANTERWDTSRSLQDVLGNRR
- a CDS encoding MBL fold metallo-hydrolase, with protein sequence MAEHPTGIPIQLEPLVVRVLAPNASPYTYTGTQTHIVGRTDLVVIDPGPDDPDHIAALVRAIDGRTVSAIVVTHHHRDHSPATRPLQAITRAPIVGAAPFDLADGGARADASFDAAYAPDRVLAEGDMVTGEGWTLETIATPGHTSNHLAFALPETKALFSGDHVMGWSTTIVSPPDGNMTAYMASLEKLMARDDRVYYPGHGEAIDKPQRLVRGMLGHRKQREGQILRLLREGAMAIPAMVERMYVGLGPQLVPAAARSVLAHLYDLQTRGLVIEEGETWRTTA